One segment of Bacillus alkalisoli DNA contains the following:
- the ric gene encoding iron-sulfur cluster repair di-iron protein — translation MANVFHEQSNVGEIVAKFPKAGDYFKSVRIDFCCGGNRPLIEAINERNLDSEEVINDINTLYEDAQRRNEIGADWQLASFEEIIDIIIQKHHQFLQEELPALSPYVTKVLRVHGHHQPHLAEIHSLFYELKKELEQHTIKEETVIFPAIMEAERTEVLQATEELASKIKELEDEHDAAGDIMKRLREITNDFQPPEGACGTYQLVYRRLAAIEDDLFNHVHLENNVLFPKARDRWAI, via the coding sequence ATGGCAAATGTATTTCATGAACAATCTAATGTAGGTGAAATTGTCGCGAAGTTTCCGAAAGCTGGTGACTACTTCAAGTCAGTCAGAATAGATTTTTGTTGCGGTGGGAACAGACCACTCATTGAAGCAATAAACGAACGTAACTTAGATTCAGAGGAAGTCATTAATGATATAAATACACTATACGAAGATGCTCAGCGTCGAAACGAAATCGGTGCAGATTGGCAATTGGCATCTTTTGAAGAAATTATTGATATCATCATTCAAAAACATCATCAATTTTTACAAGAAGAACTACCAGCACTTAGTCCTTATGTAACAAAAGTGTTAAGAGTACATGGGCATCACCAACCACACTTAGCAGAAATTCACTCGCTGTTCTATGAATTAAAGAAAGAATTAGAGCAACATACGATAAAAGAAGAAACGGTTATTTTCCCAGCTATTATGGAGGCAGAACGCACGGAAGTTTTACAAGCAACAGAAGAGCTTGCTAGTAAAATTAAAGAGTTAGAGGACGAGCACGATGCAGCAGGCGATATAATGAAACGTCTACGTGAAATTACAAATGATTTCCAACCACCTGAAGGAGCTTGTGGTACTTATCAATTAGTGTATCGCCGCTTAGCTGCCATTGAAGATGACCTATTCAATCATGTTCATTTAGAAAATAACGTATTGTTCCCGAAAGCACGTGATCGTTGGGCAATTTAA
- a CDS encoding molybdopterin molybdotransferase MoeA — MPVERRTPIQVGEAVKRIMPFSPKGKVESVDLVESYGRYLAAPLKATHDVPPFPKSPYDGFAIRAEDSIEASGQNAVEFEIVDEIGAGYVSSKQIGKLQAVRIMTGAQMPAFTNAVVMLELTKEYEQDGKKYMSIKRPFKQGDNVSFQGEDAKKGTALVEKGTPINPGVQALLATFGYGKVQVAKKPVIGVYATGTELLDVEEPLVPGKIRNSNSYMVQGQIKRSGAIAKYFGKLEDDFDTCFEAVKNALSQVDMLITTGGVSVGDYDYLPAIYEKLGANVLFNKVAMRPGSVTTVAKWNGKLLFGLSGNPSACFVGYELFVRPVVRTMLFSDSPHLQAVEAELGEDFPKPNPFSRFVRGTLFFEGGRVVVRPSGLDKSNVVTSLSGANVLIVLPGGTRGFQTGMAVKALLLEDETGSVWPWGEEAE, encoded by the coding sequence ATGCCGGTAGAAAGAAGAACACCAATACAAGTAGGGGAAGCAGTAAAAAGAATCATGCCATTTTCACCAAAAGGTAAAGTTGAATCTGTTGATTTAGTAGAGTCTTATGGTCGGTATTTAGCAGCACCATTAAAGGCAACCCACGATGTACCACCTTTTCCAAAATCACCGTATGATGGCTTTGCAATACGAGCGGAAGATTCTATTGAAGCTTCCGGACAAAATGCAGTTGAATTTGAAATAGTAGATGAAATAGGGGCGGGCTATGTTTCTTCCAAGCAAATTGGTAAATTACAAGCAGTGAGGATCATGACCGGAGCACAAATGCCAGCCTTTACAAACGCTGTTGTTATGTTAGAGCTAACGAAAGAATATGAGCAAGACGGAAAAAAGTACATGAGCATTAAAAGACCTTTTAAACAAGGAGACAATGTTTCTTTTCAAGGTGAAGATGCGAAAAAAGGTACAGCTTTAGTAGAAAAAGGAACACCTATTAATCCTGGTGTACAAGCGCTCTTAGCGACATTCGGTTACGGAAAAGTCCAAGTAGCCAAAAAGCCAGTCATTGGTGTGTATGCAACAGGTACAGAATTGTTAGATGTTGAGGAACCGTTAGTACCTGGAAAAATTAGAAACAGTAACTCCTATATGGTTCAAGGACAAATAAAGCGAAGCGGTGCAATTGCGAAATATTTTGGAAAACTAGAAGACGACTTTGACACGTGTTTTGAGGCGGTTAAAAATGCATTGTCACAAGTAGATATGCTTATTACAACAGGCGGCGTTTCTGTAGGAGATTATGACTACTTGCCAGCCATTTACGAAAAATTAGGTGCTAATGTGCTTTTCAATAAAGTAGCAATGCGACCTGGAAGTGTCACAACTGTTGCAAAATGGAATGGAAAACTATTGTTCGGACTATCTGGTAATCCTTCCGCTTGTTTTGTTGGATACGAATTGTTTGTAAGGCCGGTTGTCAGAACGATGTTATTTTCCGATAGTCCACATTTACAAGCTGTAGAGGCAGAACTTGGCGAAGATTTCCCAAAACCAAATCCATTCTCAAGGTTTGTAAGAGGAACACTATTTTTTGAGGGTGGAAGAGTAGTAGTTCGACCTAGCGGTTTAGATAAATCGAATGTCGTTACATCTCTTTCTGGAGCAAATGTTCTAATTGTTTTACCTGGAGGAACACGAGGTTTTCAAACAGGAATGGCAGTCAAAGCATTATTACTAGAAGACGAAACTGGTAGCGTGTGGCCGTGGGGAGAGGAAGCTGAATGA
- a CDS encoding MoeB/ThiF family adenylyltransferase, with product MRYSRQQLFKSIGETGQQKLQHKHVLIVGAGALGSAAAEMLVRAGVGEISIVDRDYVDWSNLQRQQLYKEQDAKQQTPKVIAAKNRLKEVNSEVEVREYIMDVQASTLEELVSGIDLIIDGTDNFDTRLVINDIAQKHSIPWIYGSCVSSFGMTYTILPGKTPCLHCLLKVIPSSGMTCDSVGIISPAVQIVAAYQVAEALKVLVEDLEAVRKGLFTFDVWKNQHYTMGVQQAKSKHCPSCGKDRSYPYLSYEYETKTEALCGRNTVQIRPAKKEKVDLNQLATKLSTHGKVNTNPYLVSLHLPNYRLVFFLDGRVFVHGTNSIVEAKKLYYQFLG from the coding sequence ATGAGATATTCTCGGCAACAATTATTTAAGTCAATTGGAGAAACAGGCCAACAGAAATTGCAACATAAGCATGTACTTATTGTAGGAGCTGGTGCGCTTGGTAGTGCTGCGGCGGAAATGTTAGTGCGTGCAGGTGTTGGGGAAATTTCGATTGTAGATAGGGATTACGTAGACTGGAGCAACTTACAGCGCCAACAACTTTACAAAGAACAAGATGCAAAACAGCAAACACCGAAAGTAATTGCTGCTAAAAATAGATTAAAAGAAGTGAATTCTGAGGTAGAAGTTCGTGAATATATAATGGATGTACAGGCTTCCACTTTAGAAGAGTTAGTAAGTGGAATAGATTTAATAATAGATGGAACGGACAACTTTGATACGAGGCTAGTTATTAACGATATTGCACAAAAACACTCTATCCCTTGGATTTACGGTTCTTGTGTTAGTAGTTTTGGCATGACATATACGATACTACCTGGAAAAACACCATGCCTACACTGTTTGCTAAAAGTAATACCGTCTAGCGGCATGACATGTGATAGTGTTGGTATCATCAGCCCTGCAGTACAGATTGTTGCTGCATATCAAGTGGCTGAAGCGCTTAAGGTGCTGGTGGAAGACTTGGAAGCTGTAAGAAAAGGCTTATTCACATTTGATGTATGGAAAAATCAACATTATACCATGGGCGTTCAACAAGCAAAAAGCAAACACTGTCCTTCATGCGGGAAAGATAGATCCTACCCTTATTTGTCCTATGAATACGAAACAAAAACAGAAGCACTATGTGGGAGAAACACCGTACAAATTCGCCCAGCAAAAAAAGAGAAAGTCGACTTAAATCAGCTTGCTACTAAACTTTCAACACATGGTAAAGTAAATACAAATCCTTACTTAGTCTCGCTACACTTACCAAACTATCGATTAGTTTTCTTCCTAGATGGAAGAGTCTTTGTGCACGGAACGAACTCCATCGTAGAGGCAAAAAAACTATACTATCAATTTTTAGGATAA
- a CDS encoding MogA/MoaB family molybdenum cofactor biosynthesis protein translates to MIPNNKFTNVQFAVLTVSDTRTADTDKSGQTIMEIVKSHNHRIADYKIVKDEFDLIVDALKTWCGASSEIQAIIITGGTGFTPRDVTYEAVTSVIEKEMTGFGELFRHLSFEEIGTRAMFSRATAGSLNYRAIYALPGSTNAVKLGTEKVILPSVSHFLEELIRVK, encoded by the coding sequence GTGATTCCAAATAATAAGTTTACAAACGTTCAATTTGCTGTGTTAACAGTTAGTGATACAAGAACGGCAGATACAGACAAAAGTGGCCAAACGATTATGGAAATCGTTAAAAGTCATAATCATCGTATAGCCGATTACAAAATTGTAAAAGATGAGTTTGATTTAATTGTGGATGCTTTGAAGACTTGGTGTGGGGCTTCTTCAGAAATACAAGCCATCATTATTACAGGTGGCACTGGCTTCACACCAAGAGATGTAACATATGAAGCAGTGACAAGTGTGATTGAAAAAGAAATGACTGGATTTGGAGAACTGTTCCGCCATTTAAGTTTTGAAGAAATTGGAACAAGGGCAATGTTTAGTAGAGCAACAGCTGGAAGTCTAAATTATCGTGCCATTTATGCCCTGCCGGGGTCCACTAATGCTGTGAAATTAGGAACGGAAAAAGTAATCCTTCCATCCGTATCTCATTTTTTAGAGGAACTCATTCGAGTGAAATAA
- a CDS encoding acyl-CoA dehydrogenase family protein — MSNTLENVVKGGSFLLDDIDCEKVFTPEDFSDEHKLIAKTTEEFVVNEVVPNLEEIEHHNFDISVKLLKEAGELGLLGADVPEEYGGFGLDKISSSLITEKFSRAGGFSLSYGAHVGIGSLPIVLFGNEEQKHKYLPKLATGEWLAAYALTEPGSGSDALGAKTTAKLNDEGTHYVLNGEKQWITNAGFADVFVVYAKVDGEHFSAFIVERKFDGVSVGPEEKKMGIKGSSTRTLILEDAVVPKENLLGEVGRGHVIAFNILNIGRYKLAVGVVGGSKRGIELSATYANQRQQFKTPIAKFSLIQEKIANMATKTYAAESSVYRTVGLYEDNQGRLTPEQEKDPKAVANAIAEYAIECSLNKVFGSETLDYVADEGVQIHGGYGFMAEYEIERMYRDSRINRIFEGTNEINRLLVPGTFLRKALKGELPLIQKAMGLQEELMMLMPEEVGDGVLEQEKYLVKNAKKMGILLTGLVAQKYGKALEKEQELLHNIADIISNVYAMESVVLRTEKAIKKVGEEKAKQKILYTQVFCQEAFNEIEADSKETLVATEQGDTLRMMMSALRKFTRHTPINVIAKKREIAAGVLEAQKYIV; from the coding sequence ATGTCTAATACGTTAGAAAATGTTGTAAAAGGCGGAAGCTTTTTATTAGATGATATTGATTGCGAGAAAGTTTTCACACCAGAAGATTTCTCAGATGAACATAAACTAATTGCGAAAACTACGGAAGAATTCGTCGTAAACGAAGTAGTTCCAAACCTAGAAGAAATCGAACATCACAACTTTGACATTTCTGTCAAACTATTAAAAGAAGCTGGAGAGCTTGGACTATTAGGAGCTGACGTGCCAGAAGAGTACGGTGGATTCGGATTAGACAAAATTAGTTCTTCTTTAATTACAGAAAAATTCTCACGTGCAGGAGGATTCTCATTATCTTACGGAGCACACGTAGGAATTGGATCATTACCAATCGTACTTTTTGGAAACGAGGAGCAAAAACATAAATACCTTCCAAAGTTAGCAACAGGTGAATGGTTAGCAGCTTACGCATTAACAGAGCCAGGTTCAGGTTCAGACGCATTAGGTGCAAAGACAACTGCTAAGCTAAACGACGAGGGCACTCACTACGTATTAAACGGTGAAAAACAATGGATTACAAACGCTGGTTTTGCTGACGTATTCGTAGTTTATGCAAAAGTAGACGGGGAGCACTTCTCTGCATTCATCGTAGAACGTAAATTTGATGGCGTTTCTGTTGGACCAGAAGAAAAGAAAATGGGTATTAAAGGGTCTTCTACTCGTACATTAATTTTAGAAGATGCAGTTGTACCCAAAGAAAACTTATTAGGTGAAGTAGGGCGCGGACACGTTATCGCATTCAATATTTTAAATATCGGTCGATACAAGTTAGCAGTAGGAGTTGTTGGTGGATCTAAGCGTGGTATCGAGCTTTCAGCAACATATGCAAACCAACGTCAACAATTCAAAACACCGATTGCAAAGTTCTCATTAATTCAAGAAAAAATTGCAAACATGGCAACGAAAACATACGCAGCGGAAAGTTCTGTATACCGTACAGTAGGTTTATATGAAGATAATCAAGGTCGTTTAACACCAGAACAAGAGAAAGACCCGAAAGCAGTAGCAAACGCAATTGCTGAATATGCAATTGAGTGTTCCTTAAACAAAGTATTCGGTTCAGAAACATTAGACTATGTTGCCGATGAAGGCGTTCAAATCCACGGTGGATATGGCTTTATGGCAGAATACGAGATTGAAAGAATGTATCGTGACTCTCGTATTAACCGAATTTTTGAAGGTACAAACGAAATCAACCGCTTATTAGTGCCAGGCACTTTCCTTCGTAAAGCATTAAAAGGCGAGCTGCCTTTAATTCAAAAGGCAATGGGCTTACAAGAAGAATTAATGATGCTAATGCCAGAAGAAGTAGGCGACGGCGTATTAGAGCAAGAAAAGTATTTAGTAAAGAATGCAAAGAAAATGGGAATCTTACTAACAGGCTTAGTTGCTCAGAAGTACGGAAAAGCACTTGAAAAAGAGCAAGAGCTACTACACAATATTGCAGACATCATTAGCAACGTATACGCAATGGAATCTGTTGTCTTACGTACAGAAAAAGCAATTAAAAAAGTTGGCGAAGAAAAAGCAAAACAAAAAATTCTTTACACACAAGTATTTTGCCAAGAAGCGTTTAACGAAATCGAAGCAGATTCAAAAGAAACGCTTGTTGCAACAGAGCAAGGTGACACATTACGTATGATGATGTCCGCTCTACGTAAATTTACTCGCCACACACCAATCAACGTAATCGCGAAAAAACGCGAAATCGCTGCTGGTGTGCTAGAAGCACAGAAATATATAGTTTAA
- a CDS encoding molybdenum cofactor biosynthesis protein MoaE produces MGKMFEIVSAPISVEQLVKKVERREAGAITTFIGTVREFTKGKRTLYLKYEAYVPMAEKKLAEIGDEINEKWVDAKVAIAHRIGRLDITDIAVVIAVSTPHRKDAYEANEYAIERIKQIVPIWKKEHWEDGEMWIGDQLEKTAYPNGAPEGIEK; encoded by the coding sequence ATGGGAAAAATGTTTGAAATAGTATCAGCACCAATAAGTGTAGAGCAGTTGGTGAAAAAAGTAGAGCGTCGTGAAGCAGGAGCCATTACAACCTTTATTGGCACAGTACGCGAATTCACAAAAGGAAAACGAACGCTTTATTTAAAATACGAAGCTTATGTTCCTATGGCAGAGAAAAAGTTAGCCGAAATTGGAGATGAAATAAATGAAAAGTGGGTAGATGCAAAAGTGGCCATTGCGCACAGAATTGGTCGCCTAGACATCACGGATATTGCCGTTGTTATCGCAGTATCCACACCTCATCGTAAAGATGCCTATGAAGCAAACGAATATGCAATTGAGCGTATTAAGCAGATCGTGCCAATTTGGAAAAAAGAACATTGGGAAGATGGCGAAATGTGGATTGGTGACCAATTGGAAAAGACCGCTTATCCTAATGGAGCACCGGAGGGAATCGAGAAATGA
- the moaA gene encoding GTP 3',8-cyclase MoaA gives MIQTLKDQLKRPMRDIRISVTDQCNFRCAYCMPAELFGPDFPFLQEKELLSFEEIVRITKILATFGVEKVRLTGGEPLLRKDLPILVEQLNAIEGIKDVALTTNGVHLPKQARALAEAGLKRVNISLDTLDEELFKKINGRGVGVKPILKGIQAAIDAGLEVKINMVVKKGLNDQHIVPMTKYFKELGVQLRFIEFMDVGTSNGWKFDYVVTKKEIFDILSQHFELEPVKPTYFGEVAKRYRHKGTDAQIGFITSVSEAFCSSCTRARLSADGKFYNCLFATEGSSLKDVIREGASDEYLTYMIKRIWEKRADRYSEERTEESAKQRKKIEMSYIGG, from the coding sequence ATGATACAAACATTAAAAGATCAATTGAAAAGACCGATGCGCGATATCCGTATCTCTGTTACAGACCAATGTAATTTTAGATGTGCATATTGTATGCCAGCAGAACTTTTCGGCCCAGATTTTCCTTTTCTACAAGAAAAAGAGCTGTTAAGTTTTGAAGAGATTGTTCGCATTACAAAAATACTTGCAACATTTGGTGTCGAAAAAGTAAGACTAACCGGTGGAGAACCACTGTTAAGAAAAGACTTGCCAATATTAGTCGAGCAATTGAATGCAATTGAAGGTATAAAAGATGTTGCCTTAACAACGAACGGAGTCCACCTACCAAAGCAAGCTAGAGCTCTTGCAGAAGCTGGATTAAAACGTGTTAACATAAGCCTTGATACATTAGATGAGGAACTATTCAAGAAGATAAACGGCCGTGGTGTTGGTGTTAAGCCAATCTTAAAAGGGATACAAGCAGCAATAGACGCAGGACTTGAAGTGAAGATAAATATGGTTGTGAAGAAAGGTTTAAATGACCAACATATTGTGCCGATGACAAAATACTTTAAAGAACTTGGAGTTCAACTACGTTTTATTGAGTTTATGGACGTTGGTACTTCAAACGGTTGGAAGTTTGATTACGTTGTTACGAAAAAAGAAATTTTTGATATACTATCTCAACACTTTGAGTTAGAACCAGTAAAGCCAACGTATTTTGGAGAAGTAGCGAAAAGATACCGTCATAAAGGTACAGATGCACAAATCGGTTTTATTACATCTGTTTCGGAAGCATTTTGTTCTAGTTGCACACGTGCTAGACTTTCAGCGGATGGTAAGTTTTATAACTGCTTATTTGCAACAGAAGGTTCTTCCTTAAAAGATGTTATACGCGAAGGAGCATCAGACGAATACTTAACTTACATGATTAAACGCATATGGGAGAAAAGGGCAGATCGTTACTCCGAAGAGCGAACAGAAGAAAGTGCAAAGCAACGAAAAAAAATAGAGATGTCTTACATTGGGGGATGA
- a CDS encoding hemerythrin domain-containing protein, whose product MNQCGLFQQSVQNVPLCEALGILKAEHTPLNEAKANLNSMASQFLEETMEGDYADALLTLRKEVQLFFDSLKVHSEKEEGILFPMMHKYIGKDSGPLVVMEYEHDEAKRNIVSFLEGTDFIPETITEEKFQKLVTHVKEAYEILTAHFMKEEMVLFPMAEQYLTVDEKTELLLKVK is encoded by the coding sequence ATGAATCAATGTGGCTTATTTCAACAAAGCGTACAAAATGTTCCACTGTGTGAAGCGCTTGGAATTTTAAAGGCGGAACACACTCCACTCAATGAAGCAAAGGCAAATTTGAACAGCATGGCCAGTCAGTTTTTAGAAGAAACAATGGAAGGCGATTATGCAGATGCGTTATTAACACTGCGTAAAGAAGTACAGTTATTTTTTGATAGTTTAAAAGTGCATTCCGAAAAAGAGGAAGGTATTCTTTTTCCGATGATGCATAAGTACATTGGAAAAGATTCTGGCCCGCTCGTTGTAATGGAATATGAACACGATGAAGCGAAACGAAACATAGTTAGCTTTTTGGAGGGTACTGATTTTATTCCTGAAACTATTACGGAGGAGAAGTTTCAGAAACTTGTCACTCATGTTAAGGAAGCATACGAGATTTTAACTGCGCATTTTATGAAGGAAGAAATGGTATTGTTTCCGATGGCGGAGCAATATTTAACAGTTGATGAAAAAACTGAACTATTATTGAAAGTGAAGTAA
- a CDS encoding NarK family nitrate/nitrite MFS transporter, with product MARIGKDWNPENEQFWEKEGKRHARRNLSISVPALFLAFAVWQIWSVVAVRLNDVGFAFTSSELFTLAALPGLTGATLRIFYTFMPGIFGGKNWTIFSTTTLLIPAIGIGIAVQNPETSFTTMAILAALCGFGGGNFSSSMANISFFYPKKAKGAALGINAGIGNLGVSAVQFLTPIIITLGVFGAIGGANQTTATGSTVWIQNAAFIWVVPIIIVVIAAMFGMDNIPSAKQSFKAQSVIFKRKHTWIMTWLYTMCFGSFIGYAAAFPLLLKTEFADLNVVHLAFIGPLLGALIRPVGGWLSDKLGGAIVTFWDIVIMIAATFGVIYFVNQNNFTGFLIMFLILFTTTGIANGSTFRMIPFIFPEKEAAPVLGFTAAIAAYGAFLIPKIFGWSVDTTGAVDMALYILIGYYVISLGVTWYYYARKNAEVKC from the coding sequence GTGGCAAGAATCGGAAAAGACTGGAATCCAGAAAACGAACAATTTTGGGAGAAAGAAGGGAAGCGACATGCAAGGAGAAATCTTTCTATCTCTGTTCCAGCTTTATTTTTAGCGTTTGCAGTATGGCAAATCTGGTCGGTTGTTGCAGTTCGTCTTAACGACGTAGGTTTTGCGTTTACTTCGAGTGAGTTATTCACTTTAGCAGCTCTCCCAGGATTAACTGGGGCAACATTACGTATTTTTTACACATTCATGCCAGGTATATTTGGTGGGAAAAATTGGACAATATTCTCCACAACAACGTTACTAATTCCAGCAATCGGAATAGGAATTGCAGTGCAAAATCCTGAAACTTCTTTTACAACAATGGCCATTCTAGCTGCACTTTGTGGTTTTGGTGGAGGTAATTTTTCTTCCTCCATGGCTAATATAAGTTTCTTTTATCCGAAAAAAGCAAAAGGGGCAGCTCTTGGAATTAATGCAGGTATCGGAAACTTAGGGGTAAGTGCTGTTCAGTTTTTAACACCTATTATTATTACGTTAGGTGTGTTCGGTGCAATTGGTGGAGCAAACCAAACGACAGCAACTGGATCAACAGTTTGGATCCAGAATGCAGCCTTTATCTGGGTAGTACCAATTATCATCGTAGTAATTGCAGCGATGTTCGGAATGGATAATATTCCTTCTGCGAAACAATCTTTCAAAGCACAATCTGTTATTTTCAAAAGAAAGCATACATGGATTATGACATGGCTTTACACAATGTGTTTCGGTTCTTTCATCGGTTATGCAGCAGCATTTCCGCTTTTATTAAAAACGGAGTTTGCAGATCTAAACGTTGTTCATTTAGCATTCATTGGTCCTTTACTTGGAGCATTAATCCGTCCTGTCGGTGGTTGGCTATCTGACAAACTAGGTGGAGCAATCGTCACATTTTGGGATATTGTTATTATGATTGCAGCTACATTTGGAGTTATCTATTTTGTTAATCAAAATAACTTTACTGGTTTCTTAATTATGTTCCTCATTCTTTTCACTACGACTGGTATTGCAAACGGTTCAACATTCCGTATGATTCCGTTTATTTTCCCAGAAAAAGAAGCAGCACCAGTACTTGGCTTCACAGCAGCCATTGCAGCCTATGGTGCATTTTTGATACCGAAAATATTCGGTTGGTCTGTAGATACAACAGGTGCAGTCGATATGGCCCTATACATTTTAATCGGTTACTATGTTATCAGCTTAGGAGTTACTTGGTACTACTACGCAAGAAAAAATGCAGAAGTGAAATGTTAA
- the mobB gene encoding molybdopterin-guanine dinucleotide biosynthesis protein B, translating to MKVIQIVGFQNSGKTTLVENVIRRLTCKGLEVATIKHHGHGGAPDYGPRRDSLKHMEAGSTISTVEGSGGIQLVSNSRGWNLERILSFYKFLGTETVIVEGYKREKYPKIVILRSKQDLHLLKELSDIIAVVVWGDLEIKEEIPVFHITDTEKLLEWIGKEVDLSNGKNV from the coding sequence ATGAAAGTTATTCAAATTGTAGGCTTTCAAAATAGCGGAAAAACAACGCTAGTGGAAAACGTAATACGTCGTTTAACGTGTAAGGGATTAGAAGTTGCAACAATCAAACATCATGGTCACGGCGGAGCGCCTGATTATGGACCGCGCAGAGATTCATTGAAACATATGGAAGCAGGTTCGACGATTTCGACGGTGGAGGGATCTGGTGGAATTCAACTCGTTTCCAATAGTCGTGGATGGAACTTGGAGAGAATTTTATCTTTTTACAAATTTCTTGGTACGGAGACAGTTATAGTTGAAGGGTATAAGCGAGAAAAATACCCGAAAATAGTTATTTTAAGAAGTAAGCAAGACTTACATTTGTTAAAAGAATTATCGGACATAATTGCCGTTGTTGTATGGGGAGACTTAGAAATAAAGGAAGAAATACCAGTTTTCCATATTACGGATACAGAAAAGTTATTAGAATGGATTGGGAAGGAAGTGGATCTAAGTAATGGGAAAAATGTTTGA
- the moaC gene encoding cyclic pyranopterin monophosphate synthase MoaC, translated as MSTFSHFNKEGRPKMVDVSTKNETSRSAIARSTIVFSEELYEAIQAGGVKKGDPLQTAQIAGVMAAKKTWDIIPMCHPLLLQGIDFGFDYEKMEEGYALRVEAMVRCNGNTGVEMEALTAVSVAALTFYDMCKAIDKSMVIKETLLVKKTGGKSGEYNHPGV; from the coding sequence ATGTCTACTTTTTCTCATTTTAATAAAGAAGGCAGACCTAAAATGGTCGATGTATCGACTAAAAATGAAACAAGTCGTAGTGCCATCGCTAGAAGTACAATTGTTTTTTCTGAAGAATTGTATGAAGCTATTCAAGCTGGCGGCGTGAAAAAAGGAGATCCATTGCAAACAGCTCAAATTGCTGGTGTAATGGCAGCTAAAAAAACGTGGGACATTATTCCGATGTGCCATCCGTTATTATTGCAAGGGATTGATTTTGGTTTTGATTATGAAAAAATGGAGGAAGGTTACGCTTTGAGAGTGGAAGCGATGGTTAGGTGCAACGGGAACACTGGCGTGGAGATGGAAGCATTAACAGCCGTTTCTGTCGCAGCACTTACGTTTTATGATATGTGTAAAGCTATTGATAAATCGATGGTGATTAAGGAAACGTTATTAGTGAAGAAAACAGGTGGGAAGAGCGGAGAGTATAATCATCCTGGGGTTTAA